The nucleotide window GATGCAGTCGGGAGGCCAGCTCTACGTCGGTGACGTGGAGCTGCTCACCGATTGCGTCCCCAGGACGGACAAGGAGGGCTGCCTGGGCGTCGCGGACCTGAACGACGGAGACCCGGGTGGTGCGTCGGGCGGCGGCGGTGACCCCACGGGCCACCAGCAGCTGGTCGAGAAGGTGAAGCGGCTGGCCGCGCTGACCTACTGGTCCACGCTCGAGGTGGGCATCCCGACGGTCCGGAAGACGGCGGCCCCCGGACGCGTGAATCAGTAATCACGTGAGGCGCTGAGGACAGCAGGCTCCGGTGTCGCGAGGGTGCGGCGCCGGGGCCTTCGTCGTTTCAGGGGGACTTGCCGGCCTCGGCCGCGGTGGGAGTGAGCCCCGAGAGCGTCTCCACGTAGGACGCCGCGACACGCAGGAAGCGCGCGCCCTTCACGCCGGTGAGGTACTGGCGCTTCATCGCGCGCGTGGCGCCCACGTAGAACATGGCGCGGCGGATGCGCTCGTTCTCCCGCGCGTTGCGCTCCTTGGCGCCCGCCATCCAGTTCTCCACGGTGTCCAGCGCGTCCAGGCCCGCGAAGAAGACGACGGGGCACTCGTGGCCCTTGCAGGAGAACACCGTGGTGGCGCGCACGTGGTCCACGCCGCTGACGCGGAAGTCCGTCACGTCGCGGCCCCCCTTGCCACCGTAGGCGTGCGCGGGCACGCCGGCCCGGTTGAGGGCCTCCGTGTACTGCGACGGCATGACGGGCGCGACGACCAGGATGTCACCGGGGTGCACGCCCTCGTCGCGGATGAGCCGGGCGACCTCCTTGGCCACCTGTCGGGCCTCGCTCGCGCCGGAGGCGAAGCCGCGCACCTGGGGCAGCACGCCGCCGCGTTCGGTGGACTGCACGCGGTAGAGGCCCTCCAGCGTCTCCTCGGGGAGCCACAGGAGTCCCTCCCGCGCGAGCTCTCCGGCCTTCATGTACTCGCGCATGCCCGGGTCGCTGGTGCCGTGCTGGCGCAGCGGGTCCAGGACCACGTTGAAGGCGACGTCGAGGATGTCTCGCGTGGCGCGGAAGGTCTCCTTGAGGATGCGGGTGCGGCCCCGGAAGGACAGCCCTTCCGGAAGCTGCTCCTTGAGCGCGTCGATGGGCACCTGGCCGTAGACGTTCTGCGAGTCGTCCATGAACAACTGGAGACAGCGCACCCCCTTGCCATCTTGCGCCGCGCGCGGGCGAACCAGGGCGTGGAGCATGGCGAGCGCGCGGGCGTCCATGTCCTGGGCCTCGTCGACGAAGACGCCGTCGAAGGACTCGGGCTCCACGCGGCGCAGCGCGCCCACGTGCTTCACCGTCACGCGGGCTCGCAGGGCTCGCACGCGCTCGCGGCCGGCGCGTTGGGCAATCGCCTCTACCAACAACTTCTCCACCAGGGGCGAGAGCGCGCGGTTGAAGAACGAGACGAGCACCTGGGTGTCCTCGTGCTCCAGCAGGTAGCGGGCCACCCAGTGCGCCAACACGAACGTCTTGCCGCTGCCCGCGACGCCGCGCACCAGGTGGTGGCCGTCATCGAAGCGCCGCTCGAAGAGGGACACCTGCTCCTGGGTGAACAGGGGGCGCGTGGGGCGCGAGCCCTCGATTTCGCCGCCGAGGCTGGTGGGCGCGGCGGGAGGCGGTGGCGGCGGAGGGGGCGCCTCGCGCGGCAGGGGCAGCGCCTCCAGGCGGAGCGGAGAGCCGGGGAGGACGCGCAGGCGCGGCAGGAGCGAGAGGAAGCGCTGGGGGATGGTGGCGCCCCGGGCCTCGTCGCGCGAGGCGAGCACCAGCAGGTAGTCGCGGGCGCGGCTGGCGGCCACGTTGAGCATGGGCACCAGCGTGTGGGGTGGGAAGGGGCGGCCTCCGGCCACGGTGTCCACGAGCACCACGTCGTACTGGGTGCCCTGCTGACGGTGGATGGTGGAGGCGCTGAACGCATCGCCCCGGAAGCCCGCGGAGTTGCCGAGCCTGCGCAGGAGCGAGGCCTGCGCGCGATAGGGCGTGACACACAGGACGCTGAGACCCGCGCGCACGGCCTCGCGGGCGAGCGACACGGCGAGTTCGGCGGACAGCTCGCGTTGGTAGCCGGAGCCCGTCTCGCCGCGGCCGTGGGTGAGGCGCCTGGCGTCGCGGCTGAGGCCATCGAGCACCACCCAGCCCGCGCGAGTCCCGGCGAACGCGGGCACGGGCGGGGCCTTCTCGGCGCGGGCCTTGACGATGTCACCGTCCTCGAGCGCGCCGCCGTAGCAGAAGTGGCTGACGACGCGGGCGATGTCCGGGTGCATGCGGTGCTGGGTGCGCAAGAGCAGCACGTCCGGGCGCGCGGCGTCGCGCACCGCGTCCTCCAGGTGGGACAGGCCGCTGGCGCGCAGCCACTTCTGGGAGCCGCGTCCGGCGCCCTCGGCCGCGCGGCTGACGGGGCCGATCTGCTTGGGGTCTCCGGCGAGCGTCACGCGCTCGGCCAGGGGGGCCATGAGCGCGGTGGCGGCGCGGGTCACCATGCCGGCCTCGTCCACCACGAGCCGCGCGAAGGTGCACTTGCCCTCGAGCTCGGACACCAGTCGCAGGGCGCGGTGGACGGTGAGGACCATGAGGGGACAGTCGCCCTTCTCCGCCTCCTTGAAGGTGGGGTCC belongs to Myxococcus fulvus and includes:
- a CDS encoding AAA family ATPase, with the translated sequence MTHRTHNEVSEGRPAPQKEDSVRELHVEYDDAPVPPPSSRTAPQASSEPEDIPRSPNPLLALSRARLQRPKPSAPPPDAASPEELPARDVAAPSDVTASERQVIQAAVATGKRREAWRPPEYLPEDLSDALLSERSQYRAKLLQDVRQVSLQGPGVLSLVPVPAADPDWSGGSLLGFLGEECVFGGDVVHLDFESGRVFAAPDHGDDVDRRALAADRWCYRPYDFAEALCTAASAYEDRQPALHQALRRASGDEPAPTPRPQDAELIPTDRLWAQPWGCIWGPPGTGKTTAVADLIARALRAFPNERILAVAPTNRAADELVLRVSALLERQPIPLRPLARSIFRGGTGASDALAKLPTVTLEDTKGGKLRASIEERERELYLQRVRGGPAHELAKLQAELRGLRGKMKDPTFKEAEKGDCPLMVLTVHRALRLVSELEGKCTFARLVVDEAGMVTRAATALMAPLAERVTLAGDPKQIGPVSRAAEGAGRGSQKWLRASGLSHLEDAVRDAARPDVLLLRTQHRMHPDIARVVSHFCYGGALEDGDIVKARAEKAPPVPAFAGTRAGWVVLDGLSRDARRLTHGRGETGSGYQRELSAELAVSLAREAVRAGLSVLCVTPYRAQASLLRRLGNSAGFRGDAFSASTIHRQQGTQYDVVLVDTVAGGRPFPPHTLVPMLNVAASRARDYLLVLASRDEARGATIPQRFLSLLPRLRVLPGSPLRLEALPLPREAPPPPPPPPAAPTSLGGEIEGSRPTRPLFTQEQVSLFERRFDDGHHLVRGVAGSGKTFVLAHWVARYLLEHEDTQVLVSFFNRALSPLVEKLLVEAIAQRAGRERVRALRARVTVKHVGALRRVEPESFDGVFVDEAQDMDARALAMLHALVRPRAAQDGKGVRCLQLFMDDSQNVYGQVPIDALKEQLPEGLSFRGRTRILKETFRATRDILDVAFNVVLDPLRQHGTSDPGMREYMKAGELAREGLLWLPEETLEGLYRVQSTERGGVLPQVRGFASGASEARQVAKEVARLIRDEGVHPGDILVVAPVMPSQYTEALNRAGVPAHAYGGKGGRDVTDFRVSGVDHVRATTVFSCKGHECPVVFFAGLDALDTVENWMAGAKERNARENERIRRAMFYVGATRAMKRQYLTGVKGARFLRVAASYVETLSGLTPTAAEAGKSP